The proteins below are encoded in one region of Myxocyprinus asiaticus isolate MX2 ecotype Aquarium Trade chromosome 13, UBuf_Myxa_2, whole genome shotgun sequence:
- the pglyrp6 gene encoding peptidoglycan recognition protein 6, with product MVLSSFRMDWHLGLLVSLLVVSAGCLTDATSTRHMNDFIKAVESIEAENPGLSMLDVVKGLRKVAGLETDLIKHYLGNLNDVNGFVTSSSVTSYIKKVINHKVSELGEEDGVVLTLDGSNVALAPMLLGLEVGLQSTNKRQIQGLYALTLTENLVASFAHHASYEHPTVSLGTKGFWDSIKSPKVYSLSGLSSLATDALIIGGIDGLILWSEVTKPNHQYVSLSHLLKSYYSQQLSSEGLDAAPRLISQKRRMNFKKVVSFPLLKSHVTQALTVHQKFNKESERERLDAIMNEGFEKLIHIYTVCPNIITRSQWGAAAYIGSPTYLSLPVPYLFIHHTYEPSRPCTTFEQCASDMRSMQKYHQQTNGWDDIGYSFVAGSDGNLYEGRGWNWVGAHTKGYNSRGYGISFIGDYTSSLPVKSAMDMVRYDFTKCAVDAGRLSSAYSLYGHRQAVSTECPGNAFYREIQNWEHYESYLP from the exons ATGGTCCTCAGTTCTTTTCGAATGGATTGGCACTTGGGATTGCTTGTTTCCTTGCTTGTGGTGTCAGCTGGTTGCCTTACTGATG CCACTAGCACAAGGCACATGAATGACTTTATCAAAGCTGTGGAGAGTATTGAAGCCGAGAATCCGGGGCTTTCAATGCTGGATGTCGTGAAAGGTCTACGTAAGGTTGCTGGCTTGGAAACCGACCTCATCAAGCATTACCTTGGCAACCTCAATGATGTAAATGGCTTTGTGACAAGCTCCTCAGTCACTTCATACATAAAAAAGGTGATTAATCACAAGGTATCAGAGTTGGGTGAGGAGGATGGTGTGGTTCTCACCTTAGATGGGTCAAATGTGGCTTTGGCCCCGATGCTCCTTGGACTTGAAGTTGGGCTACAGTCCACCAACAAACGACAAATCCAAGGCCTGTACGCCTTAACCTTGACTGAAAACCTGGTTGCTTCTTTTGCACATCATGCCAGTTATGAGCACCCCACTGTTTCCCTGGGCACTAAAGGTTTTTGGGATAGCATTAAGTCCCCGAAAGTATACTCTCTTTCTGGTTTATCCTCCTTGGCAACAGACGCCCTCATAATTGGAGGTATAGATGGCCTCATTCTTTGGTCAGAAGTCACCAAGCCGAACCATCAATATGTATCACTAAGTCACTTGCTGAAGAGTTACTACAGCCAACAGCTCAGCAGCGAAGGGTTGGATGCTGCACCCCGTCTGATTAGTCAAAAACGAAGGATGAACTTCAAAAAAGTTGTCAGCTTCCCTTTGCTTAAAAGTCATGTCACACAGGCCTTAACAGTTCATCAGAAATTTAACAAGGAGTCTGAGAGGGAGAGACTGGATGCTATTATGAATGAGGGATTTGAGAAATTGATTCACATATATACGG TCTGTCCCAACATCATTACCAGGTCTCAGTGGGGGGCTGCAGCTTACATCGGAAGTCCCACCTATCTGTCTCTCCCGGTGCCCTACCTGTTCATCCACCACACATATGAGCCCTCCAGGCCTTGCACCACCTTTGAGCAATGCGCCAGTGATATGCGCTCCATGCAGAAGTACCACCAGCAAACTAATGGATGGGATGACATTGGATACAG TTTTGTTGCAGGTTCTGATGGTAACCTGTATGAAGGCCGTGGCTGGAATTGGGTAGGAGCCCACACTAAAGGGTACAACTCCAGGGGCTATGGCATCAGCTTCATCGGAGACTATACCTCCAGTCTCCCAGTAAAGAGTGCAATGGACATGGTGAGGTACGACTTTACAAAGTGTGCTGTGGATGCAGGGAGACTATCTTCAGCTTACTCCTTATATGGACACAGGCAAGCTGTGTCCACGGAGTGCCCAGGAAATGCCTTCTATCGTGAAATCCAGAACTGGGAGCATTACGAG AGCTATTTACCTTGA